In Sesamum indicum cultivar Zhongzhi No. 13 linkage group LG8, S_indicum_v1.0, whole genome shotgun sequence, the sequence CCCCCTCATTTCAAACTCAACTGAGTTCCATTGCTCTGAATCCCTTCTCAAACACCGACACCCAAACACGCCACTCCAAGTAGTCATGGACATGATGAGATCATCAGGAGAAGCATCAAAGGAAAGACTATCAAGCAGAAGAGTGGGCAGGTTTCTCAAGGAACAGAAAGGAAGGCTCTACATACTGCGAAGATGTGTGCTCATGCTTCTTTGCTGGCAAGACTGATCGTCGACCTCGACCTcgagtttgaattttgaaataattatttaggtatttttataggtttttttttttttttaataatctttcATCCTAAGTGGGAGTTTCGCcgttattttgatttttcaccAATGTAAATAGCAGAGGgaaagattattaattaatttccctAAATCGACaatgttttaatttctcatgAACACGGTTCATTACGTTattcattacatttatgtataaaaagataattaagtatattaataaaaaacaattaaaagatttaaagCAAAATGAGCACAAGAAATTTGCATTATGGGCCTTATCATATATGGGCCGGAAATGGGGTATAGGGTCAGGCCCTGAATCGGAAATGTTGTCTATGGGCCTCGCATGACTAATTAATCGACTCGTCTTGTGCACGTGCAAGTCATGCccaattggattttttattttttttttatatacttatgcacatattcaaaatttaaatataatttattttttataaaaaatcttatgTCCGAACCATTAGCCTATGTCATGAAAACATGAGGCAGGGCTGGTTTACTAAGTTAGATTTGAGCAGCGCTGCTTTactgtgtgtgtttttgtatTAGCCGTAGAAGatggagaaaaatgaaagagcaGCGGTGTTTTAATCGCATGTGGTAGGGCCAGGACTGACACACGAGTCTCCAACCATACAGATCCCAACCCCCTCTGATCAAAGACAGTTTGATTGGTCAATGTGCAGCTTTTGCCTGCACCCCACGTGCGCCAGTTCTACATCATTCTAACTTGGCCACTTCCCCCTGGCCTGCGGCCGGTAACTTTTTATTCCATTCCCACATTCTATGAATCTATATGATATTCAaacatgtattattattattattatttctttcagacgaggataatttaattattaaaattgtgatctaataataataaaatatcatagaTTTATAGATTTGTTATAGAATAATTATGCTGTCGTCTTCAAaggtttgatataaatatacgtaaatttttataatttttgtaaattatgcattattttttaaatttattttcgttaaataaataaattattttttaaaattaaattcaaataatttgctaaaattagcaaaaagaatgaataaaaattcatatctaTTGTAAATTGACTTACAAACTTATTataggttaaataaatatttttaaccaaactattcttatacatcttcacttCACAACACTAATGCATATGAGAAGGTATATTCTCACTCTTACAAGAGTAGTCtagttagaaaatatttgacctataataactCAATTCTAAGTCAATAgaaggtaaatataaattttcacacttttattttgttgatataaaaaatttgagtaaaaattaactaataaaatgatctatttattatatgaaaataaacatcagcataccatatataatttttcaaagacgagaacttatatataattacacgaaaatctcaaaagaaGACGAGATATCATcctatttaatattctattttaataatagttatcttttttaaattaaagcaGAATACGGAGTAGGAAAAGAAAGCCTCATATTAGATGGAGAGCTcgatttcttcttttctttttaaataatattttcattattgtattttattttgaaacattaatatatttatatactaataataagagaaaaatatttgataaaatcaccatttttttttctaaattttaattattcttttatttctaaaattacaattaatctttattttattcgaAAATCGTGCTCAGGAGTAGCGGTATCTTGGTCTAATGCTGGCTCAATTGCAACCTTAATTATCTGATGAACATGATTGGGTATCCACTGAGGAAACAATGGAGGCCCACTATGTGAGTTCAGCCCAATACCTGCGTACCTTACGTGGGC encodes:
- the LOC105167491 gene encoding uncharacterized protein LOC105167491; translated protein: MDMMRSSGEASKERLSSRRVGRFLKEQKGRLYILRRCVLMLLCWQD